TGCATCTTCGGAAGCGCGGGCTTCGCGCGGCGCAGGGGGAACGCGAGCTCGTCGGCGAGCGCGACGGTCCGCGCCACCGCCCCCGGGTACCGCCGAAAGCGCCGTGCCATCTCGGCGCCCGACCGCAGGTGCGCGCTCGCGTGCGCGGGCAGCCACCCGTCGAGCTCGTCGAGCCCGCGGTTCGCACGCACCGCCGCGACCGCCGCGGCGAGGTGCACCTTCTCGGGCACGGCGTAGTGCACGTTGTTCGACGCGATGACCGGCAGCCCCCGCTCGGCGGCGAGCGCGGCGAGCGCGTCGTTGTCGCGCGAGTCGGTCGGGGCGCCCTGGTCGATGAGCTCGACATCGATCCGTTCCGCCCCGAACAGGTCGACGAGTCGGTCGAGCTCGTAGGCGGCGGCATCCACCCCGTCGACGGCGAGCGCCTGCCGGACGGCGCCCTTGCGGCATCCGGTCAGCACCTGCCAGTGCCCTCCGGCGCGGTCGGCGAGGTCGTGCAGGTCGTAGACCGGGCGCCCCTTCTCACCGCCCGACAACTGTGCGTGCGTGATGGCTGCGGCGAGCCGGTGATAGCCCTCCTCGCCACGCGCGAGCACCAGCAGATGACTGCCGTGCGGGTCGGGCTCGCCGCTCTGCGGACCGGGGAGCCCCAGCGACAGCTCGGCGCCGAAGACGGTCTGCAGCTGCAGGTGCTCGGCGGCTTCGGCGAACCGGACGATCCCGTAGAACCCGTCGTGGTCGGTGATCGCGAGGGCGTGGAGGCCAAGGCGCTCCGCCTCTTCGACGAGGTCCTCGGGTGAGGACGCGCCGTCGAGGAACGAGAACGACGAGTGCGCGTGCAGTTCTGCGTACGGCACCGCATCGACCGGACGCTCGATCTCGGGCGTGCGGTACTTACCGCGCTTGTGCGACCACGCCGGACTGTCGCCGCCGTCGGCTCCCGCCGGCGCTCCCTCGGGGCGGCGGCGGTCACTGAGGATCCGTTCCATCTCGGACCACGAGACCGACGGGTTGTTGCCCCACCCCATCAGTCGTACCTGCCCTCGGCATGCCAGACGCCCTCTTCGCAGACGAGCAGCCAGGCCGTCTGCGCCTCGTCGACGATCTGGAACCGATGCGCGCGGCGGGCGCGTGCGGCATCCCACCCCCGCTCCATGACCGGCCACGGTCCCGCCCACGACTCGATGCGGCGCGGATGCCGGGGCTTGCGCGCCCCCGACGCGTCCGGCGCTCCGGGGAGGATCAGCGCGACCGGCTCGGCCGTCAGCTCTCCCCGCCCGTCGACGGCGACCATGTCGTCGTCGTGGTCGATCACCGCAACCGGCACGGGTTCGGGGAAGACGGTCGCCGGCAACGGATCGGGCAGGCTCCCCGGCCACGGCCGCGCCCGCTCGGCGATGACGGCTCGGTCCCCCCTGCTTCCGCCGTCTCCCCAGGGCACGAGCACCTGCCGCTCGGCGAGCCACCGGCCGCCACCGAGCACCGGGGTGACGACCCCGGTGTGCCCGAGCATCGCCTGCACGCGCGACAGCGCCGAGTGCACGCGTTCTTCCGGCCCCGAACCGAACAGCCCCGTCACGTGATGGGATGCCGCATCCACCTTTTCGGGCGCGATCCGCACCTTCGCGACGGCGCTCTTGAGCCCGCGCTCGGCGAGCTGCCAGCGCACCCGGTCGACGACGGCAGCGGCATCGAACGCGCCTGGATGCAGCCACACCCGCTCGCTGTGATCGCCCCGGTCGCCCGTCAGCGCGACGCGCAGCTCGGTGCAGACGAGGTCGACGGCGCCGAGCCCCGAGATGAACTGCTCAGCCGCGAGGCGCACGCCGAACGCGACTTGGTCGGCGATCTCGAGCGGCGGCTCGAAGCTCACCTCGCGGTCGAGCTCGGGCGGTGGGGTGCGCGGCTGCACGGTTTGCGAGTCGAGCCCGGACGCGAGCGCGTGCAGCCGTGCCCCGCGGGGGCCGAGCCGCTCGACGAGCCGTTCGGGCGGAAGGGCGGCCAGCTGGCCGAGCGTGTGGATGCCGAGGCGCGCGAACAGACTCGCGACCGACTCGTCTTCGAGCGAAGCCACCGGCAGCGTCGACAGGAACGCGGCCGCCGCCCCCGGCGGGACGATCCGGAGCGGCGCGTCGACTCCCGTCGCCCGGGCTGCCTGCTCCGCCGTGAACGGACCGTCGCCGACACCCGCGCGCACGTCGTGCACGCCGAGCTCGGCGAGCGCGCCGGTCAGCGCGGTCGCCGCACCCGCTTCGCCGCCGTAGAACCGGGCGGGTCCCTTCACCCGCAGCGCGCAGAGCCCCGGCTCGCGCAGCTGCACACCCGGCGCGATCTCCTCGAGCCGGGCGATGAGCGGCGCGAACGTGCGGTGGTCGCGGGCGTCGTCGGCGTCGACCACCTGGAGCTGCGGACATCGCGCCTGCGCGTCGCGGCGCCGCATCCCCCGGCGCACCCCGTCGGCACGCGCGGTCGGCGAGGTCGCGGCGACCGTCCCCTTCGCGAAGACGGCGATCGGCTGGTCGACCTCGGCGAGCCCCTCGAGCCCGAGCGCGATGACCGGCCAGTCGGGCACCCAGACGACGAGGCTCCGCACCGGCTCGGTTCCGGTGTCGACGAGCGCAGGATCCATCAGCTCACCGCCCGCATCGGCAGGTCGACGATCGGCGCGACGGGCTGCGCGCGCACCGCGATCGCGCCGTCGGGGGCGGGCAGCAGCATCCGTGACGACCGCGGCACCGGAAAGCGCCGGCTCGTCACCGTGACGGTCAACTCTCGATCCGACAGCACCCCGTACCCGTCGCCGAGCCCCGACCAGCGGGCGTCGGTCACGTCGATCATCGCCTCGGTCTGCGGCCACGGCCCCTGCACGAGCAGCACGACCCCGCGCTCCCGCATGCGCGCCGCGAGCCGCGAGATGTCGGCATCCTTCGCCCGGGTCGGCGGCCGCACCGCGACGACCGGCAGCACATCGGCGATCGTCGCCGTCACGGCGAGCCAGCGCGGTCCCGGCTCGGGGATCAGCACGAGGTGCGTCAGGTCGACGCCCGCCTTCTCGGCCGCCTCGGCGCCGAACCCCGGCATCCCGACTACCCCGCACCAGCTGCCCGTCTGCGACGGCTGCGCCAACAGGCCGAACAGCAGCGACATCGAGCCGCCGATCGAATACGACGATCCGGGACGCAGTCCCCCGCCCGGCAGCAGATCGGCCAGGGCAGGATGGGTGGGAAGGGGCGGCGCGTCGAGCTTGCGCCCCTGGATCTGAGCCATCTGCGCGCGCAGCCGCTGCACCTCTTGGGCAGTGGCGGTGCTTCGCACGATGGATCTCACCTCGACATGGTAGAAGCTTTGTTCGAATGACTCAAGCGGTCTACCTCGAAGATACGCACGGGTTCCGACATCGCCCGCGCCCGCCTTCCCCCACTCCGAACGAGCGGATGCCGAGCCTCAGTCCACCTGCTCACCCTGAACGGCGTCGAGAACGCTCTGCCACTCCTCGGCGTACGCACCGACGCCCGTCGCATCCGTCGCCATCGAGGCCAGGCCCGGCGCGAGTCGCTCGATGAGGCCCGGTCCGATGCGACCGGGTCCGAGCGCGCCGAGGTGGGCGCGCATACCCGCGGTATCGAAGACCGGGGTGTACGGCGTCCGTGACGGTGCCCCCTTCCGCGGCGTGAAGAGTCGGACGCTCTTGTGCGAGTAGAAGACGCAGGCGTCGATGCTGAGGTCCTCACCGGTCCTGGCCTCGATGAGCCGGCGCAGCGCGAAGGCCTGCCTTCGGACCTGCACGCGCGGAGCCACGGAGTGCTTCTCCGAGGTACCGCTCGGGTCCGGGTGCCGTGTGATCGAGAGCCCCGTTCCCTGATCCTCTCGCCGCACCTGGATGGCGAACTCGCCGTCCGAACCGGCGTCGATCAGCGCGCCGAACGCCGCGTGCACGGACGACGGAGCGACCCCGTCGAACACGACACCCTTCCAGTTCTTCGCCTCGATCACGATCACGCGGTCGTCCATGAGCAGCACATGATCGAGCTGCGTCACATATTTCGGCTGCTCCCGGCCACCCGTGGCGAAGACGATCCCCGAGAACAAGACGCCGTCGAGTCCGTGCGCCGACACCATCTCCAGGAGCTTCGCCCGACTCCCCACCTCCCACTTGAGGGACGCCGTGTAGGCCTGGTGGTAGCGAGCGACGAGAGCCTGGGATTCCTCTTTCTCCCGCCGTTCGGCCGCGACATCGGCGAGATGCGCTGCCGTACCCTCCTGCACGACCTGCTGCAGATGCATCTCCCACTGCTGGCGCTCGGCGGAAGCCGTCTCGGCGAGACCCGCCAATCGACGCGTGTGCCGGCGGTGCGAGAACACCACCCAGGCAGCCAAGCCCACCACGAGGAATCCCAGAATCAGGAGTATTACCACCGTCGTCGTATCCATGAAGCTCCTACGGGGCATCGGTCTCGATCGAGCCCCTCACGCTACGCGAGCGGCCTCCTGCGCGGGCGCACTCCCCACAACCCGCGTCAACGCGCAGACCGGATGCCGGGGCTCAGCCCGCGTCGCGGGCGAACGCTCCCGGCGCTACACCGAACCGGCGCCGGAACGCGCGCGCGAAGGTGTCCGGATCGCGGAAGCCGGCACCGTACGCCGCGGCGGCCACCGGCATCCCGTCGCGGAGCAGCCCCTGCGCGCTCCCGAGCCGGTACTCGCGGATCAGCGCCGCAGGGCTCTCCCCCTCGCGCCCCAGCACGGCCTGCGCCGTCCGCACGGACACGTGCGCATCCCGCGCGAGCACGTCGACGCAGAACTCCGGGTCGCGGTGCCGCGCGGCGATCTGCGCACGCAGAGCGGATGCCGACGGCACCCCGCGCATCGCCGGAACCTGCGCCTGCGGCTCGAACGACAGCAGTCGATGCTCGGGCAGGGGCAGTTCCGCCAGCCGCCACGCGACGTCGAGCGGCCGTCCCGCGCGGGTGACGAACACCTCGTTGCCCCGCGGGTCACCGCCGTGATCCGCCGCGTGGACGATCGGGCACTCGTGCGCGGGGTAGGCGGAGCCGTCTGCGCGATGCCCGTGCAGCACCTCGTGGCTCGGACCTCCCACGACCCGGCGGGGATCGGAGTATCCGAGCAACCGCCCGGCGGCCTCGTTCAGGTGGGCGACGGCGCCACCGGGTCCGATGACCCACAGCGGCTGCGGGACGGCATCCACCACCGCCTGCATCCACTGCTCGATCGCCGCCATGGGCCCACGCTAGGCACCGAGGTTTGCCCTGGCGCGTCGCGCGCGTTTCGACCGTGTCACACGTGCGCACAACGACGGCATCCGTGCGCGTTCTTCCTGCCGCCTCACGCTCCGGGACTGGTCCGATGGAACGAACCGACGAGAGGACACGTCATGACGCTCCCCCAGATCATCAGCAAGCAGGCCGCCGGTGCCGCCATCGACGAGGTGCGACGCAAGAGCGGACTCTCGTGGGACGCGGTGAGCGAGCTCATCGGCCGTCCGCCGGTGTGGACCGCCGCGGCCGTTCTCGGGATGCACGCCCTCCCCCCGGCCGAAGCGGAGCGCCTCGGCGACGCCCTCGGACTCGACGCCGCGCTCGTCGACGCCCTCACCCGCCAGCCGAACCGCGCCGCCGAGGCAGATCTCTCTACCGACCCGACGATCTACCGCTTCCACGAACTCGTGCAGGTCTACGGGCCCGCGCTCAAAGCCCTCATCCACGACCGTTTCGGCGACGGCATCATGAGCGCGATCAACTGCAGCATCTCTCTCGACCGCGTCGCACACCCCGACGGGGACCGCGTCGTCATCACGATCGACGGCAAGTTCCTGCCCTACGCCTGGGTCGAATCCGGCGTCTGACCTGGGCGCTACGCCGCGAGCGCCAGGTACGGCTCCCACGCAGGTTCTGCGCGCTCGGCACCACGCACGCGCCAGCCGGCGCCGCGGGGTGGTTGCGGCATCCACCGCAGCTCCCAGTGCATCTCCTGCGGCGTGCGGTCGCCCTTCACGTTGTTGCAGCGCAGGCACGCGGCGACGAGGTTCTCCCAGGAGTCCGCTCCCCCGCGCGAGCGCGGCAGGACGTGATCGATCGTCGACGCGCTCTTTCCGCAGTAGGCGCACCGGTGCCCGTCGCGGCGAAGCACACCGCGACGCGTGACCGGCACCCGGCGACTGGCCGGAATCCGCACGTACCGGGTCAGCACGATGACAGCCGGCCGGTCGTACACGTCACTGGTCCCCCAGACGGGGTCCTCCTCGACGCGCTCGATGATGGTGGCTTTCTCGGTCATGACGAGCACGATGGCCCGCTTGAAGGAGATGACAGCCAGGGGTTCATAGCCTGCATTCAGCACCAGAGTGCGCATAGGGGTGTCCTCTCGAACGGCCCTGACGGCTTCAGGGCCTTCCGTTTCGTCGACGCGGTGCGGGTCGAGAGGGGTGCGGGTACGAAAAAAGGCACCGTCATGAAGACAGCGCCTTATTCGCACGACCGACGTCGTGGCAATCGTGCACACGATGCCGCAGCACATGCCGACCTAGCGCATTCCGGTTGCGAATGCGGGGTTGGATGTCCATGCGGCTCCCCTCGGCTCGAACGAGCGTCGGGGTCAGGGTATTACACCCGGGGATGCCCCTGGGCGAACAACAGCAGAACGGATGCTGTGTGTCGTCAGCCGGCGTTGGCCTGAAGCCACGACTCGGCGTTGGTGTACCCGTTGTTGATACGGATCTCGAGGTGCAGGTGGGTGCCGTTGGCACGACCCGTGGAGCCGACCTGGCCGATCAGCTGCCCGACGGAGACCGTGTCGCCGACGGAGACACGACGCGTGCCCCAATCCATGTGCGCATAGAGCGAGGTGACGCGCGTACCACCGATGTTGTGGGCGATCTTGACGTACACGCCCCAGCCCGGACCTGACTCGGAGGAGGCGACCACGGTGCCGTCGGCGACGGCGTAGATCGGCTCGCCGCGGCCGACCATGTAGTCGGTGCCCTTGTGTCCGGCGTACGGGCGCCCGAAGTTGTCGAAGTGCGCGAGCGGCCGACGGACGGTGCCGGAGCCCGGCGACACGAGCGGAACGGCCGAGGAGAAGCTCGACGAGGCCCGCGCCTTGGACGACGACGAGGCGAGACGAGCGGCGAGTGCGGCCTTCGCGGCCTCTTCTGCGGCGGCCTTCGCCTTCGCAGACTCGATCTCTTCGGGGGTCGTGGCCGAGTAGCCGCCGCGGTCGAGCGTGGCGGGGCTGCCCTCGGATGCGACGACGAGCGACTGCGCGTCATCCGCGGACACCTGCTGCAGCGTGCGAGCCTGGGCGACATCGCCCCGGTCAGCTGCAGCGAAAGCAGGGATGGCGACGGTGGCGACCATGCCGGCGACGGCGGCGACGGTCAGGAAGCTGCGCATCGGGTGCGGACGAGTGGCGGCAGAACGGGTAGCGGGCGTCTGAGCGACGGCGCGACGACTGACACGACCTTTTCGGGGGGCCGTCGATGCCTCAGAAATCTCGTTCGACGGGTGGAACTCTTCAGCCAAGCTGTCCTCCGGCGCCTTCGCATCCCGGGGGGCAGGATGCTGGCTCGTCGTCAATCAGTGATCGGGCACAGATGTAGGGGGCACTTCGCGAATGACGAGCCGGAAAGGCAACTCGCGGAGCGGTCCGTGGCGGGCTTCTCGCCTATGGACTCTCCGAGGCTACCGGAAGGTAACGAATAAGTCACGCTGCCGCCCGCTGGGGGCGGCGCCGGGCGAGCGTTCAGATCTCGCGCGCGTCGACGATGAAGATGTGCGAGGCCACTTCGACGGGCAGCTCGAGAGCCTCGTCCACGTCATCCATCTCGACGAGGACGTAGCCCTCGTTGAAGCGGAACGAGCCCGTGCGACCGGGGACGACGCCCGCGTCGCGCAGCTGGGTCAGAAGCTCCGGATCGACCTGCATGGGCTCTGCGAGGCGACGGATGCTGCCGGTCACCGGACCACCGGCGTCGTTGAGCCTCCGCACGAGGCCGACCACACCGTTGTCGAACGCATTGGCGGGAACGTCGCCGAGCTGGTCGAGCCCGGGGATCGGGTTGCCGTACGGCGACTCGGTCGGGTGGTCGAGGAGTTCGATCAGGCGGCGCTCGACGAGCTCGCTCATGACGTGCTCCCAGCGGCAGGCCTCTTCGTGGACGTACGCCCAGTCGAGACCGATGACGTCGGACAGCAGACGCTCGGCAAGACGGTGCTTGCGCATCACGTCGACGGCCTTCTGACGACCCGGATCCGTGAGCTCGAGCTTGCGATCCTCCGATACGACGACGAGTCCGTCGCGCTCCATGCGACCGATCGTCTGCGACACCGTGGGGCCGGAGTGCCCGAGGCGTTCCGAGATACGGGCGCGGAGGGGCGTGATGCCCTCCTCCTCGAGCTCGAGGATGGTGCGCAGATACATCTCGGTGGTGTCGATGAGGTCGGTCATAGAGGCCTTTTCGCGCGGGAGACGGTACCTTCCCAGCCTATCCGTCATCCGGTCTCGGAGCGTCATGCGCCCGAGGCGGGCGGGGGCCGCGCCCTAGACTTCTCGGCATGGCGACTGTGACCCTTCCCCGCGAAATCCTTCCCGTCGACGGACGCTTCGGCTGCGGCCCGTCCAAGGTCCGTGCCGAGCAGCTCGAGGCGCTCGTCACGCAGGGAGCGTCGCTGTTCGGAACGTCGCACCGCCAGGCCCCCGTGAAGGACCTCGTCGCTCGCACCCGCTCGGGCCTCGCAGACCTCTTCCGCCTTCCCGACGGGTACGAGATCATCCTCGGCAACGGCGGATCGACCGCGTTCTGGGATGCCGCGGCCTTCGGCCTCATCGAGAAGCGCGCCCAGAACCTCGTGTTCGGCGAGTTCGGCGGCAAGTTCGCTGCAGCGGCCGCTGCTCCCTGGCTGGAGGCGCCGGACGTGCGCCGGGCCGAGCCGGGAACGAGCGCGAAGCCCGAAGCCGTCGAGGGCGTCGACGTCTACGCCTGGGCGCACAACGAGACCTCCACGGGCGTCGCGACCGCTATCACGCGCGTCCACGGTGACGCCGGTGCCCTCACCGTGATCGACGCCACGAGCGCCGCCGGCGGCATCGACATCGACATCGCCGAGGCCGACGTCTACTACTTCGCGCCGCAGAAGAACCTCGGCTCCGATGGCGGGCTCTGGTACGCCGCGGTGTCGCCGGCCGCCATCGAGCGGATCGAGCGGGTCGCGGCATCCGGTCGGTACATTCCGGAGTTCCTGAGCCTCAAGAACGCGCTCGACAACTCGCGCCTGCAGCAGACGCTCAACACGCCCGCGATCGCGACGCTGCAGCTCCTCGACAGCCAGCTGCAGTGGATCAACGGCAACGGGGGTCTCGCCTGGGCGGGAGGCCGCGCCGCAGAGTCCTCGAACGCGCTCTACGACTGGGCGGATGCCGCATCCTTCGCGACGCCGTTCGTCGCCGACCGCGCAGACCGCTCCCCCGTCGTCGTCACGGTCGATTTCGACGAGTCGATCGACGCCGCCGCCATCGCGAAGAGCCTCCGGGCGAACGGCATCGTCGACACCGAGCCGTACCGCAAGCTCGGCCGCAACCAGCTGCGCGTCGCGACGTTCGTCTCGATCGAGCCCGACGACGTCCGTCAGCTGATCAAGGCCATCGACTACACGGTGGAGCACCTGCGCGACTGAGCTCCGCTCTACGACGACGCGGCCCCGAGGAGTGATCCCCGGGGCCGCGTCGTTTCAGAGCGGATGCCGCGCGTCAGTACTCGCGCAGCACCTCGGTGTTCTCGTCGCCGTCATCCGACTCGTCGTCCTCGTCGGACTCGTCGTCGTCGGCTTCAGCGTCGTCGGACTCGTCGTCGTCGTCCTCGTCGGACTCGTCGTCCTCGTCGGATTCGTCGTCGTCGTCAGCAGACTCGTCGAGCTCGTCGATGTCGACTCCGTCGACGTCGCCCGCGTGAAGGATGGGCGATCCGTCGTCGTCGAAGTCGGCGGCGTCGAGGTCCTCCGCATCCACCTCGTCATCGTCATCGTCTTCGTCTTCGTCTTCGTCGTCGACGTCCTCCGGCTCATCGCCCGAGGCCGCCTGCGCAGCCTGGTACTCGGCAAGGCGCTCCGCCCACGGCAGCCATTCGGGGGCGAGCAGCGCACCGTCGCCGGGGAGCAACTCGACCTCGAGCACCGTCGGGTCGGATCCCTCGACGACCGCGACGCTCACCGTCCAGAGCCAGCCGGGGTAGCCCGGCATGCGGTTCGCGAAGCGCAGCGACACGACGCCGTCGTCTTCGAGGAGGTAATCCGCGGCGTCACCGATCGTCGCCTCGGGGGTCACCTCGACGAGCGCGGCGCGCGCGAGATCGTACGCTTCGAAGAGGCGCGGATCGGTCGGAGCGGACTCCTGCTCGGCGGACTCAGGCATCGAGTTCATCGGCGACCTTGCGGAGCACGGCGGCGACCTTCTTACCGTGTGCGCCGCTCGGGTACCGCCCGTGGCGGAGGTCCCCGCCGATGCCGTCGAG
This DNA window, taken from Microbacterium sp. MM2322, encodes the following:
- a CDS encoding DNA polymerase Y family protein; the protein is MDPALVDTGTEPVRSLVVWVPDWPVIALGLEGLAEVDQPIAVFAKGTVAATSPTARADGVRRGMRRRDAQARCPQLQVVDADDARDHRTFAPLIARLEEIAPGVQLREPGLCALRVKGPARFYGGEAGAATALTGALAELGVHDVRAGVGDGPFTAEQAARATGVDAPLRIVPPGAAAAFLSTLPVASLEDESVASLFARLGIHTLGQLAALPPERLVERLGPRGARLHALASGLDSQTVQPRTPPPELDREVSFEPPLEIADQVAFGVRLAAEQFISGLGAVDLVCTELRVALTGDRGDHSERVWLHPGAFDAAAVVDRVRWQLAERGLKSAVAKVRIAPEKVDAASHHVTGLFGSGPEERVHSALSRVQAMLGHTGVVTPVLGGGRWLAERQVLVPWGDGGSRGDRAVIAERARPWPGSLPDPLPATVFPEPVPVAVIDHDDDMVAVDGRGELTAEPVALILPGAPDASGARKPRHPRRIESWAGPWPVMERGWDAARARRAHRFQIVDEAQTAWLLVCEEGVWHAEGRYD
- a CDS encoding nuclease-related domain-containing protein, with translation MDTTTVVILLILGFLVVGLAAWVVFSHRRHTRRLAGLAETASAERQQWEMHLQQVVQEGTAAHLADVAAERREKEESQALVARYHQAYTASLKWEVGSRAKLLEMVSAHGLDGVLFSGIVFATGGREQPKYVTQLDHVLLMDDRVIVIEAKNWKGVVFDGVAPSSVHAAFGALIDAGSDGEFAIQVRREDQGTGLSITRHPDPSGTSEKHSVAPRVQVRRQAFALRRLIEARTGEDLSIDACVFYSHKSVRLFTPRKGAPSRTPYTPVFDTAGMRAHLGALGPGRIGPGLIERLAPGLASMATDATGVGAYAEEWQSVLDAVQGEQVD
- a CDS encoding helix-turn-helix domain-containing protein; amino-acid sequence: MAAIEQWMQAVVDAVPQPLWVIGPGGAVAHLNEAAGRLLGYSDPRRVVGGPSHEVLHGHRADGSAYPAHECPIVHAADHGGDPRGNEVFVTRAGRPLDVAWRLAELPLPEHRLLSFEPQAQVPAMRGVPSASALRAQIAARHRDPEFCVDVLARDAHVSVRTAQAVLGREGESPAALIREYRLGSAQGLLRDGMPVAAAAYGAGFRDPDTFARAFRRRFGVAPGAFARDAG
- the cynS gene encoding cyanase, with the translated sequence MTLPQIISKQAAGAAIDEVRRKSGLSWDAVSELIGRPPVWTAAAVLGMHALPPAEAERLGDALGLDAALVDALTRQPNRAAEADLSTDPTIYRFHELVQVYGPALKALIHDRFGDGIMSAINCSISLDRVAHPDGDRVVITIDGKFLPYAWVESGV
- a CDS encoding HNH endonuclease, translating into MRTLVLNAGYEPLAVISFKRAIVLVMTEKATIIERVEEDPVWGTSDVYDRPAVIVLTRYVRIPASRRVPVTRRGVLRRDGHRCAYCGKSASTIDHVLPRSRGGADSWENLVAACLRCNNVKGDRTPQEMHWELRWMPQPPRGAGWRVRGAERAEPAWEPYLALAA
- a CDS encoding M23 family metallopeptidase codes for the protein MRSFLTVAAVAGMVATVAIPAFAAADRGDVAQARTLQQVSADDAQSLVVASEGSPATLDRGGYSATTPEEIESAKAKAAAEEAAKAALAARLASSSSKARASSSFSSAVPLVSPGSGTVRRPLAHFDNFGRPYAGHKGTDYMVGRGEPIYAVADGTVVASSESGPGWGVYVKIAHNIGGTRVTSLYAHMDWGTRRVSVGDTVSVGQLIGQVGSTGRANGTHLHLEIRINNGYTNAESWLQANAG
- a CDS encoding metal-dependent transcriptional regulator, producing MTDLIDTTEMYLRTILELEEEGITPLRARISERLGHSGPTVSQTIGRMERDGLVVVSEDRKLELTDPGRQKAVDVMRKHRLAERLLSDVIGLDWAYVHEEACRWEHVMSELVERRLIELLDHPTESPYGNPIPGLDQLGDVPANAFDNGVVGLVRRLNDAGGPVTGSIRRLAEPMQVDPELLTQLRDAGVVPGRTGSFRFNEGYVLVEMDDVDEALELPVEVASHIFIVDAREI
- the serC gene encoding phosphoserine transaminase — encoded protein: MATVTLPREILPVDGRFGCGPSKVRAEQLEALVTQGASLFGTSHRQAPVKDLVARTRSGLADLFRLPDGYEIILGNGGSTAFWDAAAFGLIEKRAQNLVFGEFGGKFAAAAAAPWLEAPDVRRAEPGTSAKPEAVEGVDVYAWAHNETSTGVATAITRVHGDAGALTVIDATSAAGGIDIDIAEADVYYFAPQKNLGSDGGLWYAAVSPAAIERIERVAASGRYIPEFLSLKNALDNSRLQQTLNTPAIATLQLLDSQLQWINGNGGLAWAGGRAAESSNALYDWADAASFATPFVADRADRSPVVVTVDFDESIDAAAIAKSLRANGIVDTEPYRKLGRNQLRVATFVSIEPDDVRQLIKAIDYTVEHLRD
- a CDS encoding DUF3027 domain-containing protein, whose product is MPESAEQESAPTDPRLFEAYDLARAALVEVTPEATIGDAADYLLEDDGVVSLRFANRMPGYPGWLWTVSVAVVEGSDPTVLEVELLPGDGALLAPEWLPWAERLAEYQAAQAASGDEPEDVDDEDEDEDDDDDEVDAEDLDAADFDDDGSPILHAGDVDGVDIDELDESADDDDESDEDDESDEDDDDESDDAEADDDESDEDDESDDGDENTEVLREY